In one window of Clostridia bacterium DNA:
- the mobB gene encoding molybdopterin-guanine dinucleotide biosynthesis protein B, which produces MVPVISIVGRSDTGKTTLIEKLVPELKRRGYRVGTIKHDAHQFEIDVPGKDSWRHRQAGSDATAISSADKLAIIWRVEGEKSLDEVAAYMQDVDIILTEGYKRSHKPKVEVHRAERGGELLCNDDELVAVATDEPVNTQAPCFDINDAKGLVDLLEARFLKPKA; this is translated from the coding sequence ATGGTTCCAGTTATCTCCATAGTAGGCCGTTCCGATACCGGCAAGACCACCCTGATTGAAAAGCTGGTGCCTGAGCTTAAAAGGCGGGGGTACCGGGTGGGCACCATTAAGCACGATGCCCACCAGTTTGAAATTGATGTGCCTGGCAAGGATAGCTGGCGCCACCGCCAAGCCGGATCCGATGCTACGGCCATATCTTCAGCTGACAAGCTGGCCATCATCTGGCGGGTGGAGGGGGAGAAGAGCTTAGATGAAGTGGCTGCCTACATGCAGGACGTGGATATCATTTTGACCGAGGGCTACAAGCGCTCCCACAAGCCCAAGGTGGAGGTTCACCGGGCGGAGCGAGGTGGGGAGCTGCTTTGTAACGACGATGAACTGGTGGCCGTAGCCACCGATGAGCCGGTGAATACCCAGGCGCCGTGTTTTGATATCAATGATGCCAAGGGCTTAGTCGATTTGTTGGAGGCAAGGTTCCTAAAGCCCAAAGCCTAG
- the moaA gene encoding GTP 3',8-cyclase MoaA translates to MEDRFRRLIDYLRVSVTDRCNLRCRYCMPEEGIPLKRHEDILRLEEIAYLVDCAAGLGVRKVRLTGGEPLVRKDLPALVSHLRAIPQIEDLSLTTNGLLLAHYAGALKQAGLNRVNISLDTMDADRYRYITRGGDLNQVLAGIEAAKEAGLHPIKINTVVVRGFNDDEVVAFARMAQATNTHVRFIELMPIGEGMAWSQDAFVSADEILEALREELELRPTSEVVGNGPAQYYALPQSTGTIGFIPALSHAFCHRCNRLRLTAEGSLRPCLQSDVEVDLKSPLRQGASRQEIEGLFLRALKLKPWRHCFDAEGWLHQRRRMSQIGG, encoded by the coding sequence GTGGAGGATCGATTTCGCCGCTTGATAGACTACCTTAGGGTTTCCGTAACCGACCGCTGCAATTTGCGCTGCCGGTACTGCATGCCTGAGGAGGGTATTCCCTTAAAAAGGCATGAAGATATCCTCCGCCTGGAGGAAATAGCTTACCTGGTTGATTGCGCGGCCGGTCTGGGGGTGCGCAAAGTGCGCCTCACCGGCGGTGAGCCCCTGGTAAGAAAAGACTTGCCGGCATTGGTTTCTCACCTCAGGGCTATTCCCCAGATTGAAGACCTCTCCCTTACCACCAATGGCCTTCTTCTAGCCCATTACGCTGGCGCCCTAAAGCAGGCGGGGCTCAATCGGGTGAATATCAGCCTGGATACCATGGACGCGGATCGTTACCGCTACATCACCCGAGGAGGAGATTTAAATCAAGTGCTGGCCGGAATAGAAGCGGCTAAGGAGGCGGGCCTTCATCCCATCAAGATCAATACCGTAGTGGTTCGGGGGTTTAATGATGACGAAGTGGTGGCCTTTGCCCGGATGGCCCAAGCCACCAATACTCACGTCCGCTTCATTGAACTAATGCCCATCGGTGAGGGAATGGCCTGGAGTCAGGATGCCTTTGTCTCTGCCGATGAGATTTTGGAGGCTCTCAGGGAGGAACTGGAGCTACGGCCTACCTCGGAGGTAGTCGGCAACGGGCCAGCCCAGTACTACGCTTTGCCGCAATCGACGGGAACCATAGGGTTCATTCCTGCCTTGAGCCATGCCTTTTGCCACCGGTGCAATCGCCTGCGGCTTACTGCTGAGGGCTCCTTAAGGCCATGCTTGCAGAGCGATGTGGAGGTTGATCTCAAGTCCCCCCTGCGGCAGGGGGCGAGCCGGCAGGAGATTGAGGGACTTTTCCTGCGGGCCTTGAAACTTAAACCCTGGCGGCATTGCTTTGATGCTGAGGGTTGGCTCCACCAGCGCCGGCGGATGTCACAAATTGGAGGCTAG